A genomic stretch from Leptotrichia sp. HSP-536 includes:
- the rpmB gene encoding 50S ribosomal protein L28, which yields MQRCEVFGKTVSHGNRVSHSHRATKRIWRPNLQTMLLTINNEEVRVRVCTKAMKTLKGKNVDQVKKILLKNKETLSPKILKALAK from the coding sequence ATGCAAAGATGTGAAGTTTTTGGAAAAACTGTAAGCCACGGAAATAGAGTAAGTCACTCTCACAGAGCTACAAAAAGAATTTGGAGACCTAATTTACAAACAATGCTTTTAACTATTAATAATGAAGAAGTTAGAGTAAGAGTTTGTACAAAAGCAATGAAAACATTAAAAGGGAAAAATGTTGATCAAGTTAAAAAAATCTTGTTAAAAAATAAAGAAACATTAAGTCCTAAAATTTTAAAAGCATTAGCAAAGTAA
- a CDS encoding helix-turn-helix domain-containing protein → MNSISEEYRVRQRAVEYAIKYNNNSKAALKYKTSRQQIKRWRDRYDGTVQSLMPKSRRPKSHPNQHTQEEIDLIMKKYRRFSYEGLAQVYTEARKLGYSRSYGTMCKIIRKIRDNKPKSLKGFTKAQKSEAGCISWRKGSDRHKICSKRMHMFWNE, encoded by the coding sequence ATGAATAGTATATCAGAAGAGTACCGTGTTCGTCAACGGGCAGTTGAGTATGCAATAAAATATAACAATAATTCAAAGGCGGCATTAAAATATAAGACATCAAGACAGCAGATTAAGAGATGGCGTGACAGATATGACGGAACAGTGCAGTCACTGATGCCAAAAAGCAGAAGACCTAAAAGTCATCCAAATCAGCATACTCAGGAAGAAATAGATTTAATTATGAAAAAATACAGGAGATTTTCATATGAAGGACTGGCACAGGTATATACCGAAGCTAGAAAACTGGGATACAGCCGTTCTTATGGAACTATGTGCAAAATAATAAGAAAAATTAGGGATAATAAGCCCAAAAGCCTAAAAGGCTTTACAAAAGCACAAAAAAGTGAAGCAGGCTGCATATCCTGGCGAAAAGGTTCAGATAGACATAAAATATGTTCCAAGAGAATGCATATGTTTTGGAATGAATGA
- a CDS encoding adenine phosphoribosyltransferase, with protein MTIKEKEKVGNLIRSVKDFPEKGVIFRDITTALKDKKGLEIVIKDFTDRYKDKEIDYVVGADARGFIFGAAIAYNIGAGFVPARKPGKLPAEVESVEYSLEYGKNSIEIHKDAFKKGSKILIVDDLLATGGTAKAMVQLVEKLEAKVYELAFMIELTDLKGRELLEGYDVYSQLKY; from the coding sequence ATGACAATAAAAGAAAAAGAGAAAGTAGGAAACTTAATTCGTTCAGTAAAAGATTTTCCAGAAAAAGGAGTAATTTTTAGAGATATTACAACAGCATTAAAGGACAAAAAAGGCTTGGAAATTGTCATAAAAGATTTTACAGATAGATACAAGGATAAAGAAATAGACTATGTAGTAGGAGCTGACGCAAGAGGCTTCATTTTCGGAGCTGCAATAGCCTACAATATCGGAGCTGGATTTGTTCCCGCAAGAAAACCAGGAAAATTGCCAGCAGAAGTAGAAAGTGTAGAATATTCATTAGAATACGGTAAAAATAGTATAGAAATTCATAAGGACGCTTTCAAAAAAGGTTCAAAAATACTAATAGTAGACGATTTATTAGCAACAGGCGGAACTGCGAAAGCAATGGTTCAGTTAGTAGAAAAATTGGAAGCAAAAGTTTATGAATTAGCATTTATGATAGAATTGACTGATTTAAAGGGAAGAGAATTACTGGAAGGTTATGATGTTTATTCGCAATTAAAATATTAA
- a CDS encoding hemolysin family protein, whose amino-acid sequence MLDIILLLVLLFFTSFLSAAESALSSLKQIHLKSDSKEKEKTRESELLKFWLENPNELLTTLLFIKTISYSSMIFTGIYLIKKIYKENLYIGISFFTLIILVLLFSEMIPRLIARNNIYGVSKTLIIPLNTLRIVLRPLIRLFIYISRLIVGIFKIKVKDQMFEITEDEILTFLKAGTESGVFEEGEEEMITSIFEFSETTVKEILTPRRDVFALEAESKIDDVWNEILDQGFTRIPIYTETIDKIVGTVHMKDLLRYDKQTGENPPIKDFMKEAYFVPITKPLVELLEEFKLKQLHMAIVIDEYGGTQGIVTIEDLLEEIVGEIRDEFDQEEENIQQIREKIFDIKGDTPIEEINDKLEIEIPLSEEYDTISGYIQDKLGKVADVFDQVKGDNFVLKVTDVDNKRVERVRAVIIEQEKEE is encoded by the coding sequence TTGTTAGATATTATTCTGTTATTGGTTCTATTGTTTTTTACATCGTTTTTATCGGCTGCAGAGTCAGCTTTATCATCACTTAAACAAATTCATTTAAAAAGTGATTCAAAAGAAAAGGAAAAAACTAGGGAAAGTGAACTTTTAAAATTTTGGTTGGAAAATCCAAATGAATTACTTACAACACTTTTATTTATAAAGACAATTTCATATTCTTCAATGATTTTTACAGGAATCTATCTGATAAAGAAAATTTATAAAGAAAATCTCTATATAGGAATATCATTTTTCACATTAATAATACTAGTATTATTATTTTCTGAAATGATACCAAGATTAATTGCCAGAAATAATATTTACGGGGTTTCAAAAACTTTGATAATCCCATTAAACACTCTAAGAATTGTTTTAAGACCGTTAATTCGATTATTTATCTACATTTCAAGATTAATCGTCGGAATATTTAAAATAAAAGTAAAAGATCAGATGTTTGAAATAACAGAAGATGAAATTTTGACATTTTTAAAGGCTGGAACGGAAAGCGGTGTATTTGAAGAAGGCGAAGAGGAAATGATTACTAGCATTTTTGAATTTTCTGAAACGACAGTTAAGGAAATACTTACACCACGAAGAGATGTTTTTGCATTAGAAGCAGAAAGTAAAATTGACGATGTATGGAATGAAATTCTGGATCAAGGATTCACACGTATCCCAATTTACACCGAAACAATCGACAAAATTGTAGGAACAGTCCACATGAAAGATTTACTCCGTTATGATAAGCAAACTGGAGAAAATCCGCCAATAAAGGACTTTATGAAAGAAGCCTACTTTGTTCCAATTACAAAGCCTTTAGTAGAACTGCTGGAAGAATTTAAATTAAAGCAGCTTCACATGGCAATAGTTATAGACGAATACGGAGGGACTCAGGGAATTGTAACAATTGAAGACTTACTGGAAGAAATTGTTGGAGAAATAAGGGATGAGTTTGATCAGGAAGAAGAAAATATTCAGCAAATTCGTGAAAAAATATTCGATATAAAAGGAGACACGCCTATTGAAGAAATCAATGACAAATTGGAAATAGAAATTCCATTATCTGAAGAGTACGACACTATTTCAGGATATATTCAGGATAAGTTGGGAAAAGTTGCTGATGTCTTTGATCAGGTAAAAGGCGATAATTTTGTATTAAAAGTAACTGATGTAGATAATAAGCGTGTCGAAAGAGTAAGAGCGGTTATTATTGAACAGGAAAAAGAAGAATGA
- the fmt gene encoding methionyl-tRNA formyltransferase, which yields MKTIFMGTPEFAIPSLEVVFKNTDLQLIFTKEDKINARGNKIIFSPVKQFGIDNDIEIIQPKKMKDEEVINKIKEINPDLIVVVAYGKILPKEIIDIPKYGIINVHSSLLPKYRGASPIHSAILNGDTETGVSIMYIEEGLDSGDVILKEYCEITEDDTLGTLHDKLKDLGAAGLIKALKLIENGKVQAEKQDDSKATLVKPITKEQAKIDWNSTKEVIYNQIRGLNPFPAAHTSNKKGENIKIYKSEKIDKNYKDENGTEIENGTIVEIINKKGPVVKVANGGILILEAKFEGKKLQKGVDIINGRKMVLGEKLL from the coding sequence ATGAAGACAATATTTATGGGAACGCCAGAATTTGCGATACCGAGTCTGGAAGTTGTATTTAAAAATACTGATTTACAGCTTATTTTTACAAAAGAGGACAAAATAAACGCTAGAGGAAATAAAATTATATTTTCGCCTGTAAAGCAGTTTGGAATTGACAATGATATTGAAATTATTCAGCCAAAAAAAATGAAAGATGAAGAAGTTATAAATAAAATTAAGGAAATAAATCCTGATTTAATCGTGGTTGTAGCTTACGGAAAAATTTTACCAAAGGAAATTATTGATATTCCAAAATATGGAATAATAAATGTGCATTCTTCGCTTTTACCGAAATATCGTGGAGCTTCGCCTATCCATTCGGCTATTTTAAACGGCGATACAGAAACAGGTGTAAGTATTATGTACATCGAGGAAGGGCTTGATTCTGGAGATGTGATTTTGAAGGAATATTGTGAAATTACTGAAGATGATACGCTTGGAACTTTGCACGATAAATTGAAGGATTTAGGAGCAGCTGGACTTATAAAGGCATTAAAATTGATTGAAAATGGAAAAGTTCAGGCAGAAAAACAGGATGATAGCAAAGCCACTTTAGTAAAGCCGATTACAAAAGAACAGGCAAAAATCGACTGGAATAGTACAAAGGAAGTTATTTACAATCAGATTCGAGGATTAAACCCATTTCCAGCGGCACATACTTCCAATAAAAAAGGCGAAAACATAAAAATTTACAAAAGTGAAAAAATTGATAAAAATTACAAAGATGAAAATGGAACTGAAATAGAAAACGGTACAATTGTTGAAATTATCAATAAAAAAGGGCCTGTTGTAAAAGTTGCAAATGGCGGAATATTGATTTTGGAGGCGAAATTTGAAGGGAAAAAACTTCAAAAGGGAGTAGATATTATTAATGGGCGTAAAATGGTGTTAGGTGAAAAATTATTGTAA
- the recG gene encoding ATP-dependent DNA helicase RecG: MKTYNLLYENLENVKIKGVTKTNIPKFSKLGVFTLYDLLYFFPRAYENRSNHKKIGEILADEFVILQGTIVNVVNQYIKAGRTMFRAVLSDDSGMIELVWFNNRFVKNGIHIGDEITVYGKVRKTVKFQLINPEYKKINQASFDMQKQKQILPIYPSTESLRQQAIRKVMENALMDYGYLLQENLPKEFLQKEKLLGRKEAVLNIHFPENEEKQSKARKRFMLEEILLLEMGILQNRFSVDKANKNIYKLEDNKSLVSKFIKGLDYELTKAQKRVIKEIYSELKAGKIVNRLIQGDVGSGKTIVSFIMLLYMVENNYQGVIMAPTEILATQHYLGIVDEFMNLDIRVELLTGSVKGKKKEKLLNEIKEGLVDIVIGTHSLIEDNVIFKNLGLIVIDEQHRFGVTQRKLLRNKGNLANLIVMSATPIPRSLALTIYGDLDVSIIDELPAGRSPIKTKWIQNEIDRQKMYNFMEKKMKDGRQVYIVSPLIEESESLNVKSAQETYEEYISIFPNRKIGLMHGRQTYKEKQKVMEQFKNHELDILVSTTVIEVGVNVPNASIMVIRDAQRFGLSSLHQLRGRVGRGKYQSYCFLESETTNEISVKRLEVMEETTDGFKIAEEDLKLRNSGEILGTKQSGVSDMLFTDIVKNVKEIKFVRDFVMEYLEKNDGKIENEFLKMDIYRKFFNNAEN, from the coding sequence ATGAAAACATATAACTTGCTTTATGAAAATTTAGAAAATGTGAAAATAAAAGGAGTTACAAAAACAAATATTCCAAAATTCAGCAAATTGGGAGTTTTTACACTTTATGATTTGCTTTATTTTTTCCCAAGAGCTTATGAAAACAGAAGTAATCATAAGAAAATTGGGGAAATTCTGGCAGATGAATTTGTGATTTTACAGGGGACAATTGTGAATGTGGTTAATCAGTATATAAAGGCTGGGAGAACTATGTTTAGGGCAGTGTTAAGTGATGATAGTGGGATGATTGAGCTTGTGTGGTTTAATAACAGGTTTGTGAAAAATGGGATTCATATTGGCGATGAGATTACGGTTTATGGGAAAGTGAGAAAGACTGTAAAATTTCAGCTTATAAATCCTGAATATAAAAAAATCAATCAAGCTAGTTTTGATATGCAGAAACAAAAGCAGATATTACCCATTTATCCGTCTACCGAGTCGCTTAGACAGCAGGCAATCAGAAAAGTTATGGAAAATGCCTTGATGGATTACGGATATTTATTGCAGGAAAATTTGCCAAAGGAGTTTTTGCAGAAAGAGAAGCTGCTTGGAAGAAAAGAGGCAGTCTTAAATATTCATTTTCCAGAAAATGAGGAAAAGCAAAGTAAGGCACGAAAAAGATTTATGCTGGAGGAAATTTTGCTTCTAGAAATGGGAATTTTACAAAATCGTTTTAGTGTTGACAAAGCAAATAAGAATATTTACAAACTAGAGGACAACAAAAGTCTTGTGAGCAAATTTATAAAGGGTCTGGATTATGAATTGACAAAAGCTCAGAAACGTGTGATAAAGGAGATATATTCTGAGTTAAAGGCTGGAAAGATTGTAAATAGGCTGATTCAGGGAGATGTTGGTTCTGGAAAGACGATTGTTTCATTTATAATGCTTCTTTATATGGTTGAAAACAATTATCAAGGTGTAATTATGGCACCTACAGAAATTCTTGCAACACAGCATTATCTGGGAATTGTAGATGAATTTATGAATCTAGACATACGAGTGGAACTTTTGACTGGGAGTGTGAAGGGAAAGAAAAAGGAAAAATTACTGAACGAGATAAAAGAAGGGCTTGTTGACATTGTAATTGGGACACATTCTCTAATCGAGGACAATGTAATTTTCAAAAATCTTGGGCTGATTGTAATTGATGAACAGCACAGGTTTGGGGTAACACAGCGAAAACTTTTACGTAACAAGGGAAATCTTGCCAATTTAATTGTTATGAGTGCCACTCCGATTCCACGTTCACTTGCGCTTACAATTTACGGAGATTTGGATGTATCAATTATTGACGAGTTGCCTGCTGGAAGAAGTCCGATTAAGACAAAATGGATACAAAATGAAATTGACAGACAAAAAATGTATAACTTTATGGAAAAGAAAATGAAAGATGGACGGCAAGTATACATAGTGTCGCCATTAATTGAGGAAAGTGAGAGCTTGAATGTAAAATCGGCACAGGAAACATACGAAGAATACATTTCAATTTTCCCAAATAGAAAAATCGGACTTATGCACGGACGGCAAACTTACAAGGAAAAGCAGAAAGTCATGGAACAGTTTAAAAATCACGAGCTTGACATTCTAGTTTCCACAACAGTAATCGAAGTCGGAGTAAACGTGCCAAATGCTTCTATTATGGTAATCCGTGACGCTCAAAGATTCGGACTTTCTTCACTTCATCAGCTGCGAGGAAGAGTTGGGCGTGGGAAATACCAGTCCTACTGCTTTTTAGAATCCGAAACAACAAATGAAATTTCTGTAAAAAGGCTGGAAGTTATGGAAGAAACTACAGACGGATTCAAAATTGCCGAAGAAGATTTAAAGTTACGTAATTCAGGAGAAATTTTAGGAACAAAGCAAAGTGGAGTATCTGACATGCTTTTTACGGATATTGTAAAAAATGTGAAGGAAATCAAATTTGTACGTGATTTTGTAATGGAATATTTGGAAAAGAATGATGGGAAAATAGAAAATGAATTTTTGAAAATGGATATTTATAGGAAGTTTTTTAATAATGCAGAAAATTAA
- a CDS encoding redox-sensing transcriptional repressor Rex has translation MKLKKLEISERVVQRLTEYLSILKEARKRDDEINSIELAKIMNTTSAQVRKDLSTFGEFGVRGKGYDIDNLIEIITKILGIDKINNVIIVGHGKMGEMLSSNVEVLGEGFKIVGIFDKDENKIGKIAENNLVIQDVRNVEEFIKNMKNEFNIKIDTAILAVIKEQAQFAAEELVKNGICAILNMTTYKLELNENIKVVDMDISAKLQELNFWRINSPNEKI, from the coding sequence ATGAAATTAAAAAAATTGGAAATTTCTGAAAGAGTTGTTCAAAGATTGACAGAATATTTATCTATTTTAAAAGAGGCTCGAAAACGAGATGATGAAATAAATTCCATTGAGCTAGCAAAGATTATGAATACGACTTCTGCTCAAGTACGTAAGGATTTATCGACATTTGGTGAGTTTGGTGTACGTGGCAAGGGCTACGATATTGATAATTTGATAGAAATTATTACAAAAATTTTGGGAATAGATAAAATTAATAATGTTATAATTGTAGGACATGGAAAAATGGGAGAAATGCTTTCTTCAAATGTAGAAGTTCTAGGAGAAGGTTTTAAAATTGTAGGAATTTTTGACAAAGATGAAAATAAAATTGGAAAAATTGCCGAAAATAATTTAGTTATTCAAGATGTAAGAAATGTTGAAGAGTTTATAAAAAATATGAAAAATGAATTTAACATAAAGATAGATACAGCTATTTTGGCAGTTATAAAAGAGCAGGCACAATTTGCAGCTGAAGAGCTTGTAAAAAATGGAATTTGTGCGATACTTAATATGACGACTTATAAATTGGAATTAAATGAAAATATAAAAGTGGTAGATATGGATATTTCTGCCAAATTGCAAGAACTAAACTTTTGGCGAATAAATAGTCCGAATGAAAAGATATAA
- a CDS encoding integrase core domain-containing protein: MDEKSTYQTTKFLETLEAELGFKIEKIQSDNGREFTNAENGKKTLFELKLEELGIEYMTTRPYSPWQNGKVERSHRLDSNYYLGKRFRSLEKLRRSVKRYCSRYNNISRKVLNFKSPNEMLKEYRTNN; the protein is encoded by the coding sequence GTGGATGAAAAAAGTACATACCAGACGACAAAATTTCTAGAAACGCTTGAAGCGGAGCTGGGCTTTAAAATAGAAAAAATACAAAGTGATAACGGCAGGGAGTTTACGAATGCGGAAAATGGCAAAAAGACACTATTTGAGCTAAAGCTGGAAGAACTAGGGATAGAATACATGACAACAAGACCGTATTCGCCGTGGCAGAATGGGAAAGTGGAAAGGAGCCACAGGCTGGACAGCAATTATTATTTAGGAAAAAGATTTAGAAGTCTGGAAAAATTAAGAAGGTCAGTAAAAAGATATTGCAGCAGATACAATAATATATCAAGAAAAGTATTAAATTTTAAAAGTCCAAATGAAATGCTGAAAGAATACAGGACAAACAATTAG
- a CDS encoding NUDIX domain-containing protein, with protein MRKQGEKMEEVRPRIRVAGILVENNKILLIQHHKNNKKYWLIPGGGNDWGETTKQALIREYKEETNLDIEVDEFLFFSETISPNKERHVLNLFFKVHRNNKNDDIIKLGNEAVLTDLKFVAKEELQSMTIYPNIKENLLKIINGEKVENYLGSLWND; from the coding sequence ATGAGAAAGCAAGGAGAAAAAATGGAAGAAGTTAGACCAAGAATACGTGTAGCAGGAATTCTTGTTGAAAATAATAAAATTTTATTAATTCAACATCATAAGAATAATAAAAAATACTGGTTAATCCCAGGCGGTGGAAATGACTGGGGAGAAACCACAAAACAAGCTTTAATTAGAGAGTACAAAGAAGAAACAAATTTAGATATAGAAGTTGATGAATTTTTATTTTTTTCAGAAACAATTTCACCAAATAAAGAGCGTCATGTTTTAAATCTATTTTTCAAAGTTCATCGCAACAACAAAAACGATGATATTATCAAATTAGGAAATGAAGCAGTTCTTACAGATTTAAAATTTGTAGCAAAAGAGGAACTGCAATCAATGACTATTTATCCAAATATAAAAGAAAATTTATTAAAAATAATAAACGGAGAAAAAGTGGAAAATTATTTGGGAAGCTTGTGGAATGATTAA
- the folD gene encoding bifunctional methylenetetrahydrofolate dehydrogenase/methenyltetrahydrofolate cyclohydrolase FolD: MTIIDGKALSDKILKEIENEHSELQAKVGRKAGLAVIIVGENPASQIYVRNKIRACERVGFHSETIRLDEHITEENLLLEIEKLNNDNNIDGILVQLPIPKHINELKVINAISAEKDVDGFHTTNIGKMMIGDETGFLPCTPAGVIQMFEEYNIDLEGKDVLVIGQSNIVGKPMTLLLINKRATVQVCNSKTKNLPEKLQKADVVVAAAGSPKLVKGSDVKEGVVVIDIGINRVDGKICGDVDFEEVSQKASYITPVPGGVGPMTIAMLIKNTFKSYKQKVGK, translated from the coding sequence ATGACCATAATTGACGGAAAGGCACTTTCAGATAAAATTTTGAAAGAAATTGAAAATGAACACAGTGAATTACAAGCAAAAGTTGGTAGAAAAGCTGGACTTGCAGTAATTATAGTAGGTGAAAACCCTGCTTCACAAATTTACGTGAGAAATAAAATAAGAGCATGTGAAAGAGTAGGATTTCATTCTGAAACAATTAGACTTGATGAGCATATTACAGAAGAAAATTTACTTTTGGAAATTGAAAAATTAAACAATGATAATAATATTGACGGAATTTTGGTGCAATTGCCAATTCCAAAACATATCAATGAATTGAAAGTTATAAATGCAATTTCAGCTGAAAAGGATGTGGACGGATTTCATACAACAAATATCGGAAAAATGATGATTGGAGATGAAACAGGATTTCTGCCTTGCACACCAGCTGGAGTAATTCAGATGTTTGAAGAATACAATATTGACTTAGAAGGGAAAGACGTTTTGGTAATTGGGCAAAGTAACATTGTAGGAAAACCGATGACACTTTTACTTATAAATAAACGTGCAACAGTGCAGGTTTGTAATTCAAAAACAAAAAATTTACCTGAAAAGCTGCAAAAAGCTGATGTTGTAGTAGCTGCAGCTGGTTCGCCAAAATTAGTAAAAGGTTCAGATGTAAAAGAAGGCGTTGTTGTAATTGATATTGGAATAAATCGGGTAGACGGTAAAATATGTGGAGATGTGGATTTTGAAGAAGTTTCACAAAAAGCATCATACATTACTCCAGTTCCTGGCGGTGTAGGACCAATGACAATTGCGATGTTAATAAAAAATACATTCAAATCATACAAACAAAAAGTAGGTAAATAA
- a CDS encoding YfbM family protein — translation MSRLAVLYGITNQELEDLKKQDEKDIYEYLLENIEEKYFDTSRACNLDKAWEGIQLCINGGKWSETSNVPDNIVFGGEILLNDGYIITLKNSNEIKKIITYLENYQIDDIIKSNFSKIDENEYSLEKDEDNLEFLLEWSQEILEFYKNALKENLNVVFSVEL, via the coding sequence ATGTCTAGATTAGCAGTTTTATATGGAATAACAAATCAAGAATTAGAGGATTTAAAAAAACAAGATGAAAAAGATATTTATGAATATTTGCTAGAAAATATTGAAGAAAAATATTTTGATACAAGTAGGGCTTGTAATTTGGATAAGGCATGGGAAGGTATACAATTATGTATAAATGGAGGAAAGTGGAGTGAAACTTCGAATGTTCCTGATAATATAGTTTTTGGCGGGGAAATTTTACTTAATGATGGTTATATTATAACTTTAAAAAATTCAAATGAAATAAAAAAAATCATAACATATCTTGAGAACTACCAAATAGATGATATTATTAAAAGTAATTTTAGTAAAATTGATGAAAATGAATATTCTCTGGAAAAAGATGAGGATAATCTTGAATTTTTATTGGAATGGAGTCAAGAAATTTTAGAATTTTATAAAAATGCTTTAAAAGAAAATTTAAATGTAGTTTTTAGTGTTGAATTATAA
- a CDS encoding DMT family transporter: MKQYLADFGLLFVGIFWGLGFVFVKIGLNTGVDPFYLSAVRFLVGGLILYGIFFRKVGRFTKKDILAGLIVGIFQFFGYAFQTYGAMLTTASKNAFFTSINVIIVPYIFWFLHKKRPDIFAFLASVICVMGVAVISFDRKMNLANLNFGDVLTIISAVFFAGQIATNGYFSKKVEPLKLVVMQMFVAGILFVINVFIFSDVSKIEKPAGMTLVAIIYLTLFSTAIPTVLQTFCQKYTTSTRASILMSTESLFAPLFAFFILSERLSLRVAAGAGLVLFAVLMSETKLGFRKLID; this comes from the coding sequence GTGAAACAGTATTTGGCAGATTTTGGGTTGCTTTTTGTAGGAATATTTTGGGGACTTGGGTTTGTATTTGTGAAGATTGGGCTGAATACAGGAGTTGATCCATTTTATTTATCAGCGGTTAGATTTCTTGTGGGAGGGCTTATTCTTTATGGGATTTTCTTTAGGAAAGTTGGCAGATTTACGAAAAAGGATATTTTGGCTGGATTAATAGTTGGAATTTTTCAATTTTTTGGATATGCTTTCCAGACTTATGGGGCAATGCTTACGACTGCCAGTAAAAATGCTTTTTTTACATCAATTAACGTTATAATTGTGCCTTATATTTTTTGGTTTTTGCATAAAAAACGTCCTGATATTTTTGCATTTCTAGCTTCAGTTATTTGTGTAATGGGAGTTGCTGTGATAAGTTTTGACAGGAAGATGAATCTTGCAAATCTTAATTTTGGGGATGTTTTGACGATTATAAGTGCAGTATTTTTTGCAGGGCAGATTGCTACAAATGGGTATTTCAGCAAAAAAGTTGAGCCGTTAAAACTTGTTGTTATGCAGATGTTTGTGGCTGGAATATTATTTGTGATAAATGTTTTTATTTTTTCAGATGTAAGTAAAATTGAAAAACCTGCTGGAATGACGTTAGTTGCAATAATTTATTTAACACTCTTTTCAACAGCGATACCGACTGTATTACAGACATTCTGCCAAAAATATACAACTTCTACAAGAGCTTCAATATTAATGTCAACAGAGTCACTTTTTGCTCCACTTTTTGCATTTTTTATATTAAGTGAGAGATTGTCGTTAAGAGTGGCAGCTGGGGCTGGTTTGGTGCTTTTTGCGGTGCTTATGTCGGAAACAAAATTGGGATTTAGGAAGTTAATTGATTGA
- the accB gene encoding acetyl-CoA carboxylase biotin carboxyl carrier protein codes for MKDKIKFIEELAKSMNENKIEAVKYEDSNFEISLTKKRKERNVILGRALSQPQPLAQAPVSTEEEVKIEETTAPAEPKEVAPEEISGTKITSPMVGTFYTSPSPTAAPFVKEGDSVKEGQTLCIVEAMKLMNEVKSTVSGKIKKVLVKDKDSIKKGQALFIVE; via the coding sequence ATGAAAGATAAAATTAAATTTATTGAAGAACTAGCTAAAAGCATGAATGAAAATAAAATTGAGGCAGTAAAATATGAAGACAGTAACTTTGAAATTTCATTGACAAAGAAAAGAAAAGAAAGAAACGTTATTTTAGGTCGAGCTTTATCTCAGCCACAGCCTTTAGCACAAGCACCAGTAAGTACTGAAGAAGAAGTAAAAATTGAAGAAACAACAGCACCAGCTGAACCAAAAGAAGTGGCTCCTGAAGAAATTTCAGGAACAAAAATTACATCACCAATGGTTGGAACTTTTTATACATCACCATCACCAACAGCTGCTCCATTTGTAAAAGAAGGAGATTCCGTAAAAGAAGGGCAGACACTTTGTATCGTAGAAGCAATGAAACTTATGAATGAAGTAAAATCAACAGTTTCAGGAAAAATAAAAAAAGTATTGGTAAAAGATAAGGATAGTATAAAAAAAGGACAGGCGTTATTTATTGTTGAATAG
- the def gene encoding peptide deformylase, producing the protein MKIVLYGHPTLREKSEKVDVVDDNVRETLDEMVALMRKANGVGLAANQVDIAKRFFVLEHDGVVKKVINPEILEFSDEIADMEEGCLSIPGIFKKVNRPAKIKVKYLNENGEEVVEELEEMWSRAFQHEFDHIEGILFTDKLSVMNKRLVAKKLDVLKRDFTKGRIYRDLDE; encoded by the coding sequence ATGAAAATAGTTTTATATGGACACCCAACTTTACGTGAAAAATCGGAAAAAGTTGATGTGGTTGATGATAATGTAAGGGAGACTCTGGATGAAATGGTTGCCCTTATGAGAAAGGCTAATGGCGTGGGACTTGCTGCAAATCAGGTGGATATTGCCAAAAGATTTTTTGTGCTGGAACACGATGGAGTTGTGAAAAAGGTTATTAATCCTGAAATTTTGGAATTTTCTGATGAAATTGCAGATATGGAGGAAGGATGCTTGAGCATTCCAGGAATTTTTAAGAAAGTAAACCGTCCTGCGAAAATCAAAGTGAAATATTTGAATGAAAATGGGGAAGAAGTTGTTGAAGAGCTTGAAGAAATGTGGTCTAGAGCATTTCAGCATGAGTTTGATCACATTGAGGGAATCTTGTTTACAGATAAACTTTCGGTTATGAATAAAAGGTTAGTTGCTAAAAAATTAGATGTTTTGAAAAGAGATTTTACTAAAGGTAGAATTTATAGGGATTTGGACGAATAA